A window of Gossypium hirsutum isolate 1008001.06 chromosome D13, Gossypium_hirsutum_v2.1, whole genome shotgun sequence genomic DNA:
TCTTTAATTACTTGCTTCTCGACACGTTTATGTTTCTTTATTTCCTCCCTCAATTTTAATGGGTACCAACTAGCTAGTGTTATAAAAACTAAACCCACCAATAATTCTCTTAATCATCTCAAATGTACCAACCTTCAAATGAAATTCCTGGGTCAAAAGTTGAAGACTACTTTACACGTGGGTATGCGAGGCCTCGGTGGGAGCAGCTGCCATTAAGTGGTATACTATGGACCATTTTACTTTTGAACTTTGCCATGGGACTCCTGCTTTTAACCAGggaaaaatctcaaattttgctattactttttaaattttgaaaatgataactattaaattcattatattatattatattatttttaaaatttagtctgcCAAACATATTATCACTTGTTTATTATCATATTATCACATGTTTATTATGCATAATGTAAAAccaataacataatttaactgTTATCAttgggtcaaaatgaaatttttaaattttaaaaagttcagAAATattaaattcacaatttatacaaagtCTTCTTGAGTCTCtggaattcttttaaaaaatgaaaatcaatttatattattttgattttattacatTCTGTTCGATTTCAGATCTATTattactcatatatattgattttaagttcccaaaataaaatttcttaatttatgGATTTCAGatctatttacatttttatagtataaacataaatattttatatttaaattaataaagttaacatgaaaataatatatatttatataaaattttaaaaaaacaaagaggTTGATCTCAATTAGATTCAATATCGTAATTTCATTCAACTAAAAAGAATTGCAGCCTTCTGCTTTCCCACCCCCATTCTAAGCATCCAAGAAATTGCGATTGgtttaagaaaacaaaaattctgaTTGATTGTAAAAACTATCGATTCAACCTTAATTCAATTGCTATTAGCAATCGAAATATGACAAGAGTATAAATTTAAGGAAATGACTAAGGTTTGAACGGAAAATTAAGTTTCACTTCACGAACGTCTTAGATGACAAGAGAATATGAGTCGATTCAAGGAATACTGTAGTGTTAAAATCTAATATGATGCACTCATAGTATATAACTGCAATAATgacaaatcattaaaaataaagccactcgtatttatttttaaaagctTTTGATGATGTGTCAAATATAAACCTAATCTATCATAACCAATTTCTTGAGATAATCATACAagatagttatatatatatatattaatgtgaTAATTCCAAGAAAACATCTTCCAAATATTAAGCTTAGAAAACATCTCCATCATCAACTCCCTTACTGTTAACAAAAACAATTAAGAAAGAGTGCATATAGCCTCATTTGCAATTAGAAAAGCTTcaacttcaaaaattaataacCAGTGAAATACTTAAGAAACTTTTAGCAATGCTTCGATGGTTCATAAACCGAGAGGCATGATCTAAGAACAAGTAACTGGAGGGAATCAAGGGGATAGCGGAACCGAGCAACTTCTCCATACAAAAATAACCAGAGAAGTAAAATCGTACCGTGAAGATTGGCGATTTCACTCTTGTTTCTCTTCCTCGCGTTTGGGAGCTTCTTTGATCTCGTTGGTTGCATTGTCCTAAATGGATGAAAACAAATCATAGTTAACGAAGAAAAAAAAGTATGGAAAGAACACACATATATAGATAGCAGCTATGCTACTCAAACTCCTCGAAGTATTCATATCCAGTACATGGATATGAATATGGGGATATGACCTCCAAGAttcctccaaatatatgaaaaacctTAGAAAAGTGTAAACCATACCTGTATACAATGCTCAAAACCGGGCCCAAGTAACATAGGATGGCAAAATATAGAAGTAAAAAACGAAATGAAATGCACCAGGTCTAAGTCCTAACCTGCATATCTGAAGTCCATAAGGTGAGATTATCACGAAGGAGTTGCATTATCAAAGTGCTGTCCTTGTATGAATCCTCTCCAAGAGTATCCAGCTCGGAGATGGCTTCATCAAAAGCCTGAGGAAAGAAACCAGAATAGAATTAAAAGACGAAACAATGAAACACCGAATGAAGACAATGTTTTTCCGCTGAATTATAGACTAAACCAAAATTATGAATATTGGTATTCTACCTGTTTGGCAAGACTGCAAGCACGGTCAGGAGAATTCAAGATCTCGTAGTAGAAGACAGAGAAGTTCAGAGCCAACCCTAATCGAATAGGATGAGTTGGAGCCAGCTCCGAAGTTGCAATTTCCTGAAAAGAAAACAGCACAAAATGATATGCATATAAAACCAAAAAAAGGGGCGGTACTAtggacaaaaaataaattataatcacTACAGCAAACTCAAAAACACACAAGGGAGAACACCTTCCAATTTAAGCataaaactaagaaaataaaaacaaaatcagATTCAAAGCTTTAGAGAATAACAGTAGCAGTAATAAAGGGGTATGCAAATGGGGATTTTATCGATTCATGACGGAAGGGGAAAAGGCTCAACGATTCAAACCATCTAACATCAAACCATATGAAACGATGGATTGAATTAATACATATCACACAACATAAGCCAGGGCAAAGGCAACAAAAGATTCAAATCAAAGTTCCTTAGCAAAATTAGGAAATACTCGTACAAAATATTAAGCTAATACCCTCTGGTGTCGGGTAGCCACGTTGAGTTCCAACTAAATCCATAGTTGAGTCAGGTTGAACCCTTAAACGGATGGCATTGGGCTGCTTATCACTGACCCAACAAGGGTCGGTAGTATAAAAccaattcaatatttatattacTGAAACCAATTTCTAGCTAATATTCACAAATTTGATCTTCCAATCTGATTTAATGCCTTCCGCTTATGTTTCCAAACCAGATCATGGAATTCAAATCAGATTCGGATGTGGTATGAAATTAACAGCACAAGTgaaaatttacataaaataaacatcaaccagatcgaaaaaaaaaattaacacaattaatcataattcacatttaaaattaaccaaataaagcaaaaaaaatgCACGGATCGAAAAGGAAATTACAAAAATGTTCACAAACCTGAGCAGATTTATACGCCGTGAGCGTATTCTCGGCAGCGGCTTTCCTGTCATCGCCAGTCTTGAACTCAGCCAAGTACCTATGGTAATCTCCCTTCATTTTCAGATAAAAGACCTTGGAATCCCCGGTCTTGGCTGCcggaacgagcttctcgtcgaggAGCTTCAAGATTCCGGCGCAAATCTCGGACAACTCAGCCTCGATCTTGGCCCTGTACTCACGGATGACGGAGACGTGGTCGGCGTTGCCGCGTCCTTCCTCCTTCTGCTCGATGGAGGAAACGATCCTCCAGGAGGCGCGTCGGGCGCCGATGACGTTCTTGTATGCGACAGAGAGGAGGTTCCTTTCCTCGACGGAGAGCTCGTCGGAGGAGGGGACGGCGGAGACGACGGTCTCCATGAACTTCACCATCTCCTCGTAGCGCTCGGCTTGCTCGGCGAGCTTCGCCATGTAGACATTATCCTCACGTGGGGAAGAGGTGGCCATGGAATTGGGTGCTGTCTGgattggaagaaaaaaaaaggtacagAGGATTTGGGAGGTTGAGTTTTGAGAGAAAATGCTAAAAGGAGATTTGCCTttgatgtttttttcttttttctttaataaaagGGCCAAGGCTTGTTTTTCTCTTTGacctttttccttttcctttttatttttttttttttgcttaatttcaaaattagctccaaaactatattatttttcacaattaggtaATTAAAGTTTTGTTTTCAAGGGTAAACTGCAAAGTTGTCTTCCAACTttcataagttttcattttgggcaccaaaaataaaaattttataatttaggcACTGCTGTTACATACTTctatcattttagtcactcataGTTAATTTGCCACTAAATATactcattttagtcacccaactttaataaattttcattttgatcactcattttcttttttagaatttttttttcaaaaaaacccTAGGTTTTTACAGGGAATTAAGTTATTTAATTGTTGCCCTAGTTTTTCTCTTGTAACTCAATTCCATGTAAAACTTAGGCTTTTCCTAAGCTTTTCAAAACTACCAAGCAATCAATTCATTGGTCCAAACGATTCAATTAagtaaatcattaaaaaaattaataaaaataaaaatattaaaactcgtTAAATCATTTTTTTAGCTTAGTTGAATCGATTCGTACTAGTTCCTAGCTCAATCGTTCTAAAGACTTTCTCTAGACCGGTACCTCAAATAGATGTCGATCCAATCAATCCAATCAACcgattcaatttagttcaaataATCATGGTTTTCCCATATAAGAAACCCAGGTAATTcccttttattaaaaacaaaaattaattctaaatagaataaaggaaaataaaaggataaaatgCTTTTCCCTGTAAAAATCCAACTTTCTTTATAAAAACCGACAATTTCCTTAAAGCCAACAGTTTTTCtctcttatttaaaaaaattaaaatcaattctaAGAAAAAGGGAAATGAAGAAGATAAACTGATTTTTCCAGTAAaagttaaagtttttttttccaataaaACTCAGGTAATTCTTTGTAAAATCTCATATTTTTCCTTCCCTTTTGAggaaattaattctaaaaagaaaaaaacaaaggaaacTAGAAAGATAAAATGATTTTTCTAACCCAAATTTCCCTATAAAATCCCAGGTTTTTCCCTTactaaagaaaactaaaattaattctaaaaaatatataaaaagataaaatgagtaaccaaaatgaaaatttactaaaGTTAGGTGACTAAAACGAGTGCATCTAATGAAAAATTAATGTCCAGTGACTAAAATGATATAAGTATGTAATAACAGTGATTAATGTGACAAAAGTATATAACGACAGTGCCTAGATTGCAACTATTTTTGGTGCCCaaaaatgaaaacttataaaaattggTGACCAACGATGTAGTTTACCTTTTTCTCAAAAGTGCtataaattatcattttggatGAAAATTACAGAGTACAATCAGAAATTAATAGTTTAAGCACCAATTTTGATCCAAAAAACTTTAGGTTCCTAAGTGGGAAATGCAGTAAAATTTGAAGGTCAATTTTGCATTtaagcatttttattttattttattttattggtgTTTACATGAGTTATATTTTTGGATGAACCAACACTTAAGTTTTACTTggtaaaatggaaagaaaatggaaagatGGAAAATTGAAGGAATAGAAATCTAGAAGGACGGAAATCATAAATTTTCCACCTCTTGACAACATTTTCCACCTTGGTCCCTAGacctttttttttacattagtCCCAAAACTTGACAGTTTATCCTTAATAAGTATggcaataaaaattaaattaataccttttaaatcaaaacttttaaaaaaataaatttttttgattaaaaataaaaaaataaaacaatta
This region includes:
- the LOC107920377 gene encoding 14-3-3-like protein, which codes for MATSSPREDNVYMAKLAEQAERYEEMVKFMETVVSAVPSSDELSVEERNLLSVAYKNVIGARRASWRIVSSIEQKEEGRGNADHVSVIREYRAKIEAELSEICAGILKLLDEKLVPAAKTGDSKVFYLKMKGDYHRYLAEFKTGDDRKAAAENTLTAYKSAQEIATSELAPTHPIRLGLALNFSVFYYEILNSPDRACSLAKQAFDEAISELDTLGEDSYKDSTLIMQLLRDNLTLWTSDMQDNATNEIKEAPKREEEKQE